The proteins below come from a single Nitrosospira sp. Is2 genomic window:
- a CDS encoding sensor histidine kinase, which produces MLKNERIFADAPPSSPTEEHEIAAQALRERLKEITCLYEIHRRMGPELPVEDVCQQIFEHLIPAMRYPQIASAMIELDGRHFTTANHDQGPKHELQSIITVMNNGLSGRLRVFYPEDTPFRLPEEQRLIDAIARDLERWLKEITCLYEIRRGIGLELSVDNVCQRIFERLIPALQFPESATAVIELEGRRFATSEHEQGLTHELHSKISVDNKSCGQLRLFYPVDRPFLMPEEQRLIDAVASDLERWLERKHVDETLQERLKEVTCLYEIRRGLGLELSLEHACQHIFEHLIPAMQFPENASAMIELDGRRFFSEKRGHSLTHELQSKITVNNTLRGQLWVFYPEETPFLVPEEQRLIDGVAGDVQKWLEGKRLEQTLVSLAEEHQRSVGQELHDNLGQQIAAIGYQAEALEIRISAAGIKEEAAVAASIAKQAQAAATQCKQIAQGLLPFELETHGLMPALQALALRIATTYRISCDFVRENEFSIVDNDVALNLYRIAQEALNNAIRHSNAKHLVISLAAVGEILRLSICDDGKGFSGVDTERGTASGMGIKIMHYRARQIGAKLKLLPRSEGGTEVRVEIPMIQEG; this is translated from the coding sequence GTGCTCAAAAACGAAAGAATCTTCGCAGATGCCCCACCCAGTTCCCCCACCGAAGAGCATGAAATTGCGGCACAGGCATTACGAGAGCGGCTGAAAGAAATCACCTGTCTCTACGAGATCCATCGTCGCATGGGTCCGGAATTACCGGTGGAGGATGTCTGCCAACAGATTTTTGAACATCTGATACCCGCAATGCGATATCCGCAAATTGCGAGCGCGATGATCGAACTCGACGGCAGGCACTTTACCACCGCGAATCATGACCAGGGGCCTAAGCACGAGCTGCAATCGATTATTACAGTGATGAATAATGGGCTAAGCGGGCGATTACGCGTGTTCTATCCTGAAGACACGCCGTTCCGGTTGCCGGAAGAGCAGAGACTCATCGATGCAATTGCGAGGGATCTTGAGAGATGGCTTAAGGAAATCACTTGCCTTTACGAGATTCGACGGGGCATAGGGCTGGAGTTATCGGTCGATAATGTCTGCCAGCGCATTTTTGAACGCCTGATCCCAGCGTTGCAATTCCCCGAAAGTGCTACCGCCGTGATCGAACTCGAAGGCAGGCGATTCGCTACCAGCGAACACGAACAGGGTCTTACGCACGAGCTACACTCGAAGATCAGTGTGGATAACAAATCATGCGGGCAGCTGCGCTTATTTTATCCGGTCGACAGGCCCTTCCTGATGCCGGAAGAACAAAGACTCATCGACGCCGTAGCGAGTGACCTGGAGAGATGGCTCGAGCGCAAACACGTTGATGAAACATTGCAAGAGCGGTTGAAGGAAGTCACCTGTCTCTATGAGATTCGCCGCGGCTTGGGGCTGGAATTATCGCTGGAACATGCCTGCCAACACATTTTTGAGCATCTGATACCGGCAATGCAATTCCCCGAAAATGCGAGCGCGATGATCGAACTCGATGGCAGGAGATTCTTCTCCGAGAAACGTGGCCATTCCCTGACGCACGAGCTGCAGTCTAAGATTACAGTGAATAATACGTTGCGCGGACAGTTATGGGTATTCTACCCCGAAGAGACACCTTTCCTGGTACCGGAAGAGCAGAGACTCATCGATGGCGTTGCAGGCGACGTTCAGAAATGGCTCGAGGGCAAGCGTTTGGAGCAGACACTGGTTTCCTTGGCGGAAGAACACCAGCGTTCCGTTGGGCAAGAATTGCACGATAATCTTGGGCAGCAGATCGCGGCGATTGGCTACCAGGCCGAGGCTCTAGAGATAAGAATATCCGCTGCAGGCATTAAAGAGGAGGCAGCAGTCGCTGCGTCCATCGCTAAACAAGCGCAAGCGGCAGCCACGCAATGCAAGCAGATCGCACAGGGCCTGCTTCCGTTTGAACTGGAAACCCACGGCTTGATGCCTGCTTTGCAGGCATTAGCGTTGAGGATCGCAACCACCTATAGGATAAGCTGTGATTTCGTGCGCGAGAATGAATTTTCAATTGTCGATAACGATGTAGCGCTTAATCTTTACCGGATTGCTCAAGAGGCTCTCAACAATGCGATACGTCACAGTAATGCGAAGCATCTCGTAATTTCCCTGGCCGCTGTAGGAGAAATACTCCGCCTGTCGATATGCGACGACGGCAAGGGTTTTTCTGGTGTTGATACAGAGCGCGGTACCGCCTCCGGGATGGGAATTAAAATCATGCATTACCGCGCTCGGCAGATTGGGGCGAAGCTGAAATTGCTGCCTCGTTCTGAAGGGGGCACCGAGGTGCGGGTAGAAATACCAATGATTCAGGAAGGGTAG
- a CDS encoding DUF4142 domain-containing protein, whose protein sequence is MKILLLFASAFIAPIFSAQAQAQSALDDHQIAAIITAAHALDIESGKLAQFKSSSPEVQFFAQRMVADHTAALESLTERITRLGITPRENGISQGLKSSADKNIARLRPLRGDEFDKEYINFEIPFHEHMLEMIDNELIHNVKNEQLKSALVKTRPLFFHTYEQAIRVESLLKKEPPRRKHQCCTH, encoded by the coding sequence ATGAAAATCCTCCTACTGTTTGCCAGTGCGTTTATCGCACCTATATTTTCGGCTCAGGCCCAGGCACAATCAGCATTGGATGATCATCAAATTGCGGCCATCATCACCGCAGCGCATGCCTTGGATATCGAATCCGGCAAGCTTGCTCAGTTCAAGTCATCCAGCCCGGAGGTACAGTTTTTCGCGCAACGAATGGTTGCTGATCATACGGCGGCGCTTGAATCGCTAACTGAACGGATCACACGGCTTGGAATTACGCCGCGGGAAAATGGGATCAGTCAGGGCTTGAAATCAAGCGCGGACAAAAATATTGCAAGACTGAGACCGCTGAGAGGGGATGAATTTGACAAGGAGTACATCAATTTTGAAATCCCCTTTCATGAGCATATGCTCGAGATGATCGATAACGAACTGATTCACAATGTCAAGAATGAGCAGCTGAAAAGCGCGCTAGTCAAGACGCGGCCGCTTTTTTTTCACACCTACGAGCAGGCTATCCGGGTGGAAAGCCTTTTGAAGAAGGAACCGCCCCGCCGGAAACACCAGTGCTGTACGCATTAA
- a CDS encoding Stp1/IreP family PP2C-type Ser/Thr phosphatase: protein MVRLLSAAVTHVGLVRTNNEDAYLAMPKVGLFALSDGMGGAAAGEIASRYFIETVQAVFTNDIPGSAGETYARVEKIFGDSNKRILEHAAQNPDDWGMGCTGDILVFYDDRYVVGHVGDSRVYLLRHGGLLQLTSDHSLVQLQVDKGLLTPQGARTHPQKNIILRAIGTDSLVFPDILKGEALDHDIFLLCSDGLTDMVEDSEIQRILSWDGSRQQKADSLIGATLDAGGRDNVTVVLCEVGMSSQQNPALGIAQQMTSS from the coding sequence ATGGTCAGGTTGCTCTCAGCGGCGGTAACTCATGTGGGGCTGGTGCGCACAAATAATGAGGATGCATACCTTGCCATGCCTAAGGTCGGGCTTTTTGCCCTCTCCGATGGTATGGGCGGAGCAGCAGCCGGTGAAATTGCGAGCAGATATTTTATAGAAACGGTGCAAGCCGTTTTTACCAATGACATTCCTGGTTCCGCGGGGGAGACGTATGCGCGAGTGGAAAAAATATTCGGGGACTCGAATAAACGCATACTGGAGCACGCTGCGCAGAATCCGGATGACTGGGGAATGGGTTGCACGGGCGATATTCTCGTGTTTTATGACGACCGCTACGTTGTCGGTCATGTAGGGGACAGCAGGGTATACCTGCTGAGGCACGGGGGCTTGTTGCAGTTGACCAGCGATCACTCCCTGGTGCAATTGCAGGTGGATAAGGGCCTGTTGACGCCGCAAGGTGCAAGAACTCATCCCCAGAAAAATATCATCCTCAGAGCTATTGGAACCGACTCGTTAGTGTTTCCGGATATTCTGAAAGGTGAAGCGCTCGACCACGATATATTTCTGCTTTGCTCAGATGGGTTGACCGACATGGTGGAGGATTCCGAGATCCAGCGTATTCTCAGTTGGGATGGATCGCGGCAACAGAAGGCTGACAGTCTAATCGGGGCGACACTTGATGCCGGAGGAAGGGATAACGTCACGGTTGTTCTTTGTGAGGTAGGGATGAGCAGCCAGCAGAACCCGGCATTGGGGATCGCGCAGCAGATGACGAGTTCATGA
- a CDS encoding response regulator transcription factor — protein sequence MQASKAQVMLVDDHPLMRHGMAMLINLESDMEVSAEAGDGEEALATLKAGPHPDIVLMDLSLKTVSGFEVIKSMHSLIPALPVLVVSMFDEMIYAERALRAGARGYVMKLEPGRVLVAAIRKVLKGNFSLSDKIQARLLNRVATGNSESELISTLSPSEFEVLHLIGTGHSSRQIADLLNRSIKTIETHRYNVRTKLNLKDAADLIRYATHWIREEH from the coding sequence GTGCAAGCCTCGAAAGCACAAGTGATGCTGGTGGATGATCACCCCTTGATGCGGCATGGCATGGCGATGCTCATCAATCTCGAGTCCGATATGGAGGTGTCTGCCGAGGCCGGTGATGGGGAAGAAGCTTTGGCTACACTCAAGGCCGGGCCTCACCCCGATATTGTGCTGATGGATCTGTCGCTCAAAACCGTCTCCGGATTTGAGGTAATAAAGAGCATGCACAGCTTGATCCCTGCATTGCCGGTGCTGGTTGTGTCCATGTTTGACGAGATGATCTATGCGGAGCGGGCTTTGCGGGCAGGCGCACGGGGTTATGTGATGAAACTGGAGCCGGGCAGGGTACTGGTTGCGGCTATCCGCAAAGTTCTAAAGGGAAATTTCTCTCTCAGCGACAAAATACAGGCGAGACTGTTGAATCGGGTTGCGACTGGAAATTCGGAATCCGAACTAATCAGCACACTGTCTCCCAGCGAGTTTGAAGTACTGCATCTGATTGGAACGGGACACAGTAGTCGGCAGATCGCTGATTTGCTTAACCGCAGTATTAAAACAATCGAAACGCATCGCTACAACGTCCGTACCAAGCTGAATCTGAAAGATGCGGCCGATTTAATACGGTACGCCACCCATTGGATTAGGGAAGAACACTAG
- a CDS encoding ATPase domain-containing protein, with translation MDEKLSIRCLATGVPGLDNLLGGGLPEFSFNVIAGAPGSGKTTLAHQIMFSLANADHRAVFFTVLGEPALKMLRYQQQFPFFDIHKINESIRFVNLSVDLMDGSFDRVKARIEEEVKDYAPSLVFVDSFRSVVRSAKRGEQGVLDLQRFVQRLAMQMTSWQATTFLIGEYLAPESESSPVFTVADGILSLSQNLHHNSMVRKMQVVKIRGQAQAPGLHTFRISDHGIEVFPRVIMEQREAVDSAEKLPTSEERVSMGTPGLDDMLGGGLPVGYSLLVVGPSGCGKTILATEFLAEGVRKGEPGVIAAFEKSPSQLLSTKLSSLVQTGKIGVIDTRSLDLSIDETLHDLIGMIDRMQAKRLVIDSLSGFELALAPEFSEDFRGSLYRMVAKLTGMGVTILMTSELEDRFTDLRFSPFGSAFLADAIIVQRYTEMGGQLKRVFSVVKVRGSEHSKDIRLFDITEAGIVIGETLSEYDGIMSGRAHRLPLTERNG, from the coding sequence ATGGACGAAAAACTAAGCATACGTTGCTTGGCAACTGGCGTTCCCGGTCTGGACAACCTGCTGGGCGGCGGCCTGCCGGAGTTCTCCTTTAACGTGATTGCAGGCGCGCCAGGATCCGGAAAAACCACGCTGGCTCATCAGATTATGTTCTCGCTGGCAAATGCCGACCATCGGGCAGTGTTCTTCACTGTGCTTGGGGAGCCGGCGTTGAAGATGCTCCGTTATCAACAGCAATTTCCGTTTTTCGACATCCACAAAATCAATGAGTCGATCCGCTTCGTCAACCTGTCCGTGGATTTGATGGATGGCAGTTTCGACCGCGTAAAGGCGCGCATCGAGGAAGAAGTGAAAGACTATGCTCCCAGCCTTGTGTTTGTTGATTCGTTTCGATCCGTGGTGAGGTCAGCGAAACGGGGGGAGCAAGGCGTGTTGGACCTCCAGCGGTTCGTCCAGCGATTAGCCATGCAAATGACGAGCTGGCAGGCCACAACATTCCTGATTGGTGAATACTTGGCGCCGGAATCGGAGTCAAGCCCCGTATTTACGGTAGCGGACGGCATCCTGTCGCTTTCGCAAAATTTGCATCACAATTCCATGGTGCGCAAGATGCAAGTGGTCAAAATACGTGGCCAGGCCCAGGCACCAGGTCTGCATACGTTTCGTATCAGTGATCACGGAATCGAGGTTTTCCCACGCGTGATTATGGAACAACGTGAAGCGGTTGATTCGGCAGAGAAGCTCCCCACAAGCGAGGAGCGCGTTTCCATGGGAACGCCTGGCCTGGATGACATGCTGGGAGGCGGTTTGCCGGTGGGATATTCGCTCCTCGTCGTCGGGCCATCTGGTTGCGGAAAAACTATCCTAGCAACGGAATTTCTTGCCGAAGGCGTGCGCAAAGGCGAACCAGGTGTCATTGCGGCGTTTGAGAAAAGTCCCAGCCAACTGCTGAGTACCAAGCTGTCTTCGCTGGTGCAAACCGGAAAAATCGGGGTCATCGACACGCGTTCCCTGGATTTGTCGATTGATGAAACCTTGCATGATTTGATCGGCATGATTGATCGCATGCAGGCAAAGCGCCTCGTGATCGACTCTTTGTCCGGATTTGAGTTAGCACTGGCACCCGAGTTTAGCGAAGATTTTCGCGGCTCCCTGTATCGGATGGTAGCAAAGCTCACCGGCATGGGCGTGACCATTTTAATGACCTCAGAACTGGAAGACCGTTTCACTGATTTGCGCTTTAGTCCATTCGGGAGCGCCTTCCTCGCTGACGCAATTATCGTGCAGCGCTATACCGAAATGGGGGGCCAACTCAAACGCGTTTTCTCGGTCGTTAAAGTCCGGGGGAGCGAGCACAGCAAGGACATTCGGCTGTTTGACATTACAGAAGCAGGCATCGTGATTGGCGAGACCTTGTCGGAGTATGACGGAATCATGTCGGGCCGAGCTCACCGTTTGCCCCTGACTGAAAGGAACGGATGA
- a CDS encoding response regulator transcription factor gives MPASKAKVMLVDDHAMLRYGMAMLINLEPDMEVFAEAGDWDEALATLKAGHHPDIVLMDVSLKTYSGFSVIKSMHSRIPALPVLVVSLHDEAVYAERALRAGARGYVMKQESGKILVIAIRELLKGHYYLSKPMQVRLLNRVAAGNLENEPLISLTPVS, from the coding sequence ATGCCAGCCTCGAAAGCGAAAGTTATGTTAGTGGACGACCATGCCATGCTGCGCTATGGCATGGCGATGCTCATCAATCTCGAGCCCGATATGGAGGTTTTTGCCGAGGCTGGAGATTGGGACGAGGCGCTGGCCACGCTCAAAGCCGGACATCATCCCGATATCGTTTTGATGGATGTGTCTCTCAAAACCTATTCGGGATTCAGCGTAATAAAGAGCATGCACAGCAGGATTCCCGCATTGCCCGTGCTCGTTGTGTCCTTGCACGACGAAGCGGTGTATGCCGAGCGGGCTTTGCGGGCGGGCGCGCGGGGTTATGTGATGAAGCAGGAGTCGGGCAAGATACTGGTGATCGCTATCCGCGAATTATTGAAAGGCCATTACTATCTGAGCAAGCCAATGCAGGTGAGATTGTTGAACCGGGTCGCGGCTGGAAATTTGGAAAACGAACCGTTGATTAGCCTGACCCCAGTAAGTTGA
- a CDS encoding amidohydrolase family protein, translated as MISEVQAAPQAIHCGNLLDVRAGRLIEDQVITWDKKGVIIFVGPANSAPKGITRIDLSDLTCLPGLIDVHTHVTSDPQNSGYKGLGISAPREAVIGVKNARLLLLSGFTSIRNVGAWHYTDVAVRDGINAGEIPGPRMMVSGPPLTITGGHCDENLLPSEFNFKAEGVADGPWAVRQKIREVIKFGADVIKVCASGGVLSKGGQPGVEQYTLEEMQAIVSEAHRLGRKVAAHAHGTESIKDAIRAGVDSVEHCSFIDDEGIRLAKERDTYLVFDIYNDDYILSHGEKNGVLPESLEKNRQLGRLQRENFRKVFQAGARMAFGTDSGVYPHGDNAKQFAKMVEWGMKPVDAIRAATINAADLLGQAGKVGVLEKSYYADIVAVRGNPLEDITILEDVSFIMKGGKVYRNDIAK; from the coding sequence GTGATTTCAGAGGTCCAGGCTGCACCGCAGGCCATTCACTGCGGCAACCTTCTGGATGTCCGTGCCGGGCGCCTCATCGAAGACCAGGTCATCACTTGGGACAAAAAGGGGGTCATCATCTTCGTCGGTCCCGCCAACTCCGCTCCGAAGGGTATTACACGCATCGATCTCTCAGACTTGACCTGCCTGCCCGGTCTCATCGACGTCCACACCCACGTGACATCCGACCCTCAAAACTCGGGCTATAAAGGGCTGGGCATTTCAGCCCCGCGCGAGGCTGTGATCGGCGTCAAGAATGCTCGGCTCCTGCTGCTTTCCGGATTCACTTCCATACGAAATGTCGGCGCATGGCACTACACCGATGTTGCGGTGCGCGACGGCATCAATGCCGGAGAAATTCCGGGTCCTCGGATGATGGTTTCCGGACCTCCGCTCACCATTACTGGGGGTCACTGCGATGAAAATCTGCTCCCAAGCGAATTCAACTTTAAAGCGGAAGGTGTGGCAGACGGTCCCTGGGCCGTTCGCCAAAAGATTCGTGAAGTGATCAAATTTGGGGCGGATGTAATAAAGGTTTGCGCCTCTGGCGGTGTTTTGAGCAAGGGTGGTCAACCCGGAGTGGAGCAATATACGCTTGAAGAAATGCAGGCGATCGTGTCAGAAGCCCACAGACTGGGACGGAAAGTCGCGGCACACGCCCACGGTACGGAGTCGATAAAGGATGCCATCCGTGCCGGGGTGGACTCCGTTGAACATTGCAGCTTCATCGATGACGAAGGCATCCGCCTAGCAAAGGAGCGCGATACCTATCTCGTATTCGATATCTACAATGATGACTACATCCTCTCCCATGGCGAGAAGAATGGTGTGCTACCCGAATCCCTTGAAAAAAACCGCCAGTTGGGCCGCTTGCAGCGAGAGAACTTTCGCAAGGTATTTCAGGCCGGCGCCAGGATGGCGTTTGGCACGGACTCGGGGGTCTACCCGCACGGTGACAACGCGAAGCAATTCGCAAAGATGGTCGAGTGGGGGATGAAGCCTGTCGATGCCATCCGCGCTGCCACTATCAATGCTGCCGACCTACTCGGCCAAGCCGGCAAAGTGGGCGTCCTTGAGAAAAGCTACTACGCCGACATCGTTGCCGTCCGCGGCAATCCTCTCGAAGACATTACTATCCTCGAAGATGTCTCCTTCATCATGAAGGGCGGCAAGGTGTACCGCAACGATATCGCGAAGTAA
- the sucC gene encoding ADP-forming succinate--CoA ligase subunit beta, translating into MNIHEYQAKKILREFGVPTPAGFPCFSVDEAVEAAKSLGGSAWVVKAQIHAGGRGKGGGVKVAKSLDEVKQFAAKILGMTLVTPQTGPRGQVVRKLLIEQGVDIKTEFYAGLVVDRGSRRVCVIASGEGGMNIEEVAATSPEKIHKLLIDPVAGLTVADAEDMVRRMGITESAVMEAGALLQDLYRAYDSTDATLVEINPLILTAEDRVLALDAKMNFDDNALFRHSEIAALRDLDEEDPAEIEASKYELSYVSLDGNIGCLVNGAGLAMATMDIIKLYGGNPANFLDVGGGATAEKVAEAFKLMLRNPELKAILVNIFGGIMKCDVIAEGVVTAAREVHLNVPLVVRLEGTNVDLGKKIFAESGLPIIQAGNMADAAEKAVAAASAGGGV; encoded by the coding sequence ATGAATATTCACGAGTATCAGGCGAAAAAAATTCTGCGCGAGTTTGGCGTTCCCACACCCGCAGGATTTCCTTGTTTTAGCGTTGACGAAGCCGTGGAGGCCGCTAAAAGTCTGGGCGGAAGCGCGTGGGTGGTTAAAGCGCAAATTCACGCCGGAGGACGCGGCAAGGGCGGTGGGGTGAAAGTGGCGAAGTCGCTCGACGAAGTGAAACAATTCGCGGCCAAAATATTGGGTATGACGCTAGTCACGCCTCAGACTGGTCCCAGGGGTCAAGTCGTGCGAAAGCTTCTGATTGAACAGGGCGTCGACATAAAAACGGAGTTTTATGCCGGCCTGGTTGTGGATCGCGGCAGTCGCCGTGTCTGTGTGATCGCTAGCGGGGAAGGCGGCATGAATATCGAGGAGGTCGCCGCCACGTCGCCGGAGAAGATCCACAAACTGCTTATTGACCCCGTGGCAGGATTGACCGTCGCGGACGCTGAAGATATGGTACGGCGGATGGGGATCACCGAATCGGCTGTTATGGAGGCAGGCGCGTTATTGCAAGATTTATACCGCGCGTACGACAGTACCGACGCGACGCTGGTCGAAATCAATCCCCTCATACTTACCGCGGAGGATCGTGTTCTCGCGCTCGACGCGAAAATGAATTTTGATGACAACGCCTTATTCCGTCATTCCGAAATTGCCGCACTGCGCGATCTCGACGAGGAGGATCCCGCGGAGATCGAAGCGTCCAAATATGAACTGTCATACGTCTCGCTGGACGGCAACATCGGTTGCCTCGTGAATGGCGCGGGTCTTGCGATGGCAACAATGGACATCATCAAGCTCTACGGCGGAAATCCCGCCAATTTTCTCGATGTGGGTGGCGGGGCAACCGCGGAAAAGGTGGCGGAGGCATTCAAGCTGATGCTGCGCAATCCGGAATTAAAAGCGATCCTGGTCAATATATTCGGGGGCATCATGAAGTGCGACGTTATTGCCGAAGGCGTCGTGACCGCAGCGAGAGAGGTGCATCTAAACGTTCCGCTGGTGGTGCGCCTCGAAGGTACCAACGTGGACCTGGGTAAAAAAATCTTCGCCGAATCCGGATTGCCGATTATTCAGGCTGGAAATATGGCGGATGCAGCGGAGAAGGCGGTTGCAGCCGCGTCGGCAGGGGGAGGAGTTTAG
- the sucD gene encoding succinate--CoA ligase subunit alpha — protein sequence MAILIDRNSRVMTQGITGKTGQFHTRMCRDYAFGKNCFVAGVNPKKGGEDFEGVPIFATVGEAKEATGATVSVIYVPPPFAAEAIDEAVEAELDLVICITEGIPVRDMVRTCAKMEGRKTRLIGPNCPGIITPDEIKIGIMPGYIHKKGGVGVVSRSGTLTYEAVAQLMEQGLGQSTCIGIGGDPVNGLKHLDVMKLFNDDAETEVVLMVGEIGGSDEEDCARWVRNHMRKPVVGFIAGLTAPPGRRMGHAGAVISGGKGTAQEKLAVMEECGIKVTRNPAEMGKLLKSVLR from the coding sequence ATGGCTATTCTTATAGACAGGAATAGCCGGGTCATGACGCAAGGCATTACTGGGAAGACCGGGCAGTTTCATACGCGCATGTGCCGTGATTATGCTTTCGGAAAAAATTGCTTCGTTGCGGGCGTGAACCCCAAGAAAGGAGGCGAGGATTTCGAAGGTGTGCCGATTTTTGCTACCGTCGGGGAGGCGAAAGAGGCCACAGGCGCGACCGTTTCGGTGATCTATGTACCGCCGCCGTTTGCGGCTGAGGCGATCGATGAGGCGGTCGAAGCGGAACTGGATCTGGTCATCTGTATTACGGAGGGTATTCCGGTTCGCGATATGGTGCGTACCTGTGCCAAAATGGAAGGTCGGAAAACGCGGTTAATCGGGCCCAATTGTCCAGGCATTATCACGCCCGATGAAATCAAGATAGGCATTATGCCCGGCTATATACATAAAAAAGGGGGCGTCGGCGTCGTGTCCCGCTCGGGTACGCTCACCTACGAAGCGGTGGCGCAGTTGATGGAGCAGGGATTGGGGCAATCCACCTGTATCGGCATCGGTGGCGACCCGGTGAATGGGTTGAAGCACCTTGATGTGATGAAGTTGTTCAACGACGACGCCGAGACCGAGGTGGTATTGATGGTGGGCGAAATCGGCGGCTCAGATGAGGAGGACTGCGCCCGCTGGGTCCGGAACCATATGCGGAAGCCGGTGGTGGGATTTATTGCGGGTCTGACGGCGCCGCCGGGCAGGCGCATGGGGCACGCTGGAGCGGTCATTTCCGGCGGAAAGGGTACCGCGCAGGAGAAGTTGGCAGTGATGGAGGAGTGTGGAATCAAGGTAACTCGCAACCCGGCCGAGATGGGCAAGTTGCTCAAATCGGTATTGCGCTAA